A section of the Streptomyces sp. V3I8 genome encodes:
- a CDS encoding DNA repair helicase XPB, which produces MNGPLIVQSDKTLLLEVDHELADECRRVIAPFAELERAPEHIHTYRVTPLGLWNARAAGHDAEQVVDALVQYSRYPVPHALLVDIAETMGRYGRLTLSKHPAHGLVLTTTDRPVLEEILRSKRITPLVGNRLDADTVAVHPSERGQIKQTLLKLGWPAEDLAGYVDGEAHPIGLAEEGWSLRPYQKQAVENFWHGGSGVVVLPCGAGKTLVGAGAMAEAKATTLILVTNTVSARQWKHELVKRTSLTEEEIGEYSGTRKEIRPVTIATYQVLTTRRKGVYPHLELFDSRDWGLIIYDEVHLLPAPVFKFTADLQARRRLGLTATLVREDGRESDVFSLIGPKRFDAPWKEIEAQGYIAPADCVEVRVNLTDSERLAYATAEAEEKYRFCATTATKRKVTEALVRRFAGMQTLVIGQYIDQLDELGEHLDAPVIKGETSNAQREKLFEAFRQGEINVLVVSKVANFSIDLPEATVAIQVSGTFGSRQEEAQRLGRVLRPKADGHQAHFYSVVARDTIDQDFAAHRQRFLAEQGYAYRIVDADELLADS; this is translated from the coding sequence GTGAATGGTCCACTCATCGTCCAGTCCGACAAAACCCTGCTCCTGGAGGTCGACCACGAGCTGGCCGACGAGTGCCGCCGGGTCATCGCGCCCTTCGCGGAGCTGGAGCGCGCGCCCGAGCACATCCACACCTACCGGGTGACCCCGCTCGGACTCTGGAACGCGCGCGCGGCGGGACACGACGCCGAGCAGGTCGTGGACGCGCTCGTGCAGTACAGCCGCTACCCGGTGCCGCACGCGCTGCTGGTCGACATCGCGGAGACGATGGGCCGCTACGGCCGGCTGACGCTGAGCAAGCACCCGGCCCACGGACTCGTCCTGACCACCACCGACCGGCCCGTGCTGGAGGAGATCCTGCGCTCGAAGCGGATCACCCCGCTCGTGGGCAACCGGCTCGACGCGGACACCGTGGCCGTGCACCCCTCCGAGCGCGGCCAGATCAAGCAGACGCTGCTGAAGCTGGGCTGGCCGGCCGAGGACCTCGCCGGGTACGTGGACGGGGAGGCGCACCCCATCGGGCTCGCCGAGGAGGGCTGGTCCCTGCGGCCGTACCAGAAGCAGGCCGTGGAGAACTTCTGGCACGGCGGGTCCGGTGTGGTCGTGCTCCCCTGCGGCGCCGGCAAGACGCTGGTCGGGGCGGGGGCCATGGCGGAGGCGAAGGCCACCACCCTCATCCTCGTCACGAACACCGTCTCGGCCCGGCAGTGGAAGCACGAGCTGGTCAAGCGCACGAGTCTGACCGAGGAGGAGATCGGCGAGTACAGCGGTACGCGCAAGGAGATCCGGCCGGTCACCATCGCGACGTACCAGGTGCTGACGACCCGGCGGAAGGGCGTCTACCCGCACCTGGAGCTGTTCGACTCCCGCGACTGGGGGCTGATCATCTACGACGAGGTGCACCTGCTGCCCGCGCCGGTCTTCAAGTTCACCGCCGACCTCCAGGCGCGCCGCCGCCTCGGGCTGACGGCCACGCTGGTGCGCGAGGACGGCCGCGAGTCGGACGTGTTCTCGCTCATCGGGCCGAAGCGGTTCGACGCGCCCTGGAAGGAGATCGAGGCGCAGGGGTACATCGCGCCGGCCGACTGCGTCGAGGTCCGGGTGAACCTCACGGACTCCGAGCGGCTCGCGTACGCGACCGCCGAGGCGGAGGAGAAGTACCGGTTCTGCGCGACGACGGCGACGAAACGCAAGGTCACGGAGGCGCTGGTCCGCCGGTTCGCGGGGATGCAGACGCTCGTCATCGGCCAGTACATCGACCAGCTCGACGAACTGGGCGAGCACCTGGACGCGCCGGTCATCAAGGGCGAGACGTCGAACGCGCAGCGGGAGAAGCTCTTCGAGGCGTTCCGGCAGGGGGAGATCAATGTCCTGGTGGTCTCCAAGGTCGCGAACTTCTCCATCGACCTGCCGGAGGCGACGGTCGCCATCCAGGTGTCGGGCACCTTCGGCTCCCGCCAGGAGGAGGCCCAGCGTCTCGGCCGGGTGCTGCGCCCGAAGGCGGACGGCCACCAGGCCCACTTCTACTCGGTCGTGGCGCGCGACACCATCGACCAGGACTTCGCGGCGCACCGCCAGCGGTTCCTGGCCGAGCAGGGCTACGCGTACCGAATCGTGGACGCGGACGAGCTGCTGGCCGACAGCTAG
- a CDS encoding NAD(P)H-binding protein — translation MNTFIIGITGGVGSLLARELIERGDDVSGLVRTAEQRQALAEIGVDGKSGDLTSIAADELAELIGPADALVFTAGAGGAGKEATTAIDGDGVVKAIEAARLAGVTRFALVSVFPEAWRERNLGQGFDHYIAVKKSADIALSRSGLDWVILRPAALLNAPGQGTVALGPAETHGEIPRADVALTLAELLHEPGITRQILELTAGDTPIPDAVHANVRTR, via the coding sequence ATGAACACGTTCATCATCGGGATCACCGGCGGGGTCGGGTCCCTCCTGGCACGCGAGCTGATCGAACGGGGCGACGACGTCAGCGGGCTCGTCCGCACGGCGGAGCAGCGACAGGCTCTCGCGGAGATCGGCGTCGACGGGAAGTCCGGAGACCTCACGAGCATTGCTGCGGACGAACTCGCGGAACTGATCGGTCCCGCGGACGCCCTCGTGTTCACCGCAGGAGCCGGCGGTGCCGGCAAGGAGGCCACCACCGCCATCGACGGCGACGGAGTCGTGAAGGCGATCGAGGCCGCACGTCTCGCCGGTGTCACCCGCTTCGCCCTGGTCTCGGTGTTCCCCGAGGCCTGGCGCGAGCGCAACCTCGGGCAGGGCTTCGACCACTACATCGCCGTGAAGAAGTCTGCCGACATCGCGCTCAGCAGAAGCGGACTCGACTGGGTCATCCTGCGTCCGGCCGCCCTCCTGAACGCCCCTGGGCAGGGGACCGTGGCGCTCGGCCCCGCCGAGACACACGGAGAGATTCCCCGGGCGGACGTGGCCCTGACCCTCGCGGAACTCCTCCACGAGCCCGGAATCACCCGGCAGATCCTCGAACTGACCGCCGGCGACACCCCGATCCCGGACGCGGTGCACGCAAACGTACGCACCCGCTGA
- a CDS encoding amidase — MTADLIRSDASELAELIRTGKVSSVEVVQAHLDRIKAVDPRINAVVTLADGALEAAKAADEALAAGAEVGPLHGVPFTAKDSFDTAGVLTQRGSPIFRGRVPDTDATSVARMKRAGGILLAKTNLPEFSYSTESDNLLTGRTNNPWNLDRTPGGSSGGESAAIAAGMSPLGLESDLAISVRGPAAHTGIVALKATHGRIPMTGVWPRAPRRDWHVGPMARTIRDLALAYSVLSGPDGADGFATVPRAFDTGLGASPDRPVRVGWLVDSGLGPIDPQVAATVRAAAEALKGAGARVEAVDIPALERDNPLDLFYRQHVMEVKPAFQDVTAGHEDQLGKVSRSMLAGPDTSVRDYVLAEQGIERLRDAFTEYFRQYDALLLPVLPVPAHEHGLTRFTIDGRTVDAAHIQTATIPFNLTGLPALSMRFGTSGDGLPIGVQLAADWHAESTILHIASLLESLSPVRDQHPAL, encoded by the coding sequence ATGACCGCCGACCTCATCCGCTCCGACGCGAGCGAACTGGCCGAACTGATCCGCACCGGGAAGGTGTCGTCCGTCGAGGTGGTGCAGGCGCACCTGGATCGCATCAAGGCCGTCGATCCGAGGATCAATGCCGTCGTCACGCTCGCCGACGGTGCTCTGGAGGCCGCGAAGGCCGCGGACGAGGCGCTCGCGGCGGGCGCGGAGGTCGGACCGCTGCACGGTGTGCCGTTCACGGCCAAGGACTCGTTCGACACCGCCGGGGTGCTGACCCAGCGCGGTTCCCCGATCTTCAGGGGCCGTGTCCCGGACACGGACGCCACCAGCGTGGCGCGCATGAAGCGGGCCGGCGGCATCCTGCTCGCGAAGACCAACCTCCCGGAGTTCTCGTACTCGACCGAGTCCGACAACCTCCTGACCGGCAGGACGAACAACCCCTGGAACCTCGACCGCACGCCCGGCGGTTCCAGTGGCGGGGAATCGGCGGCGATCGCCGCCGGTATGTCACCGCTCGGACTCGAAAGCGACCTGGCCATCTCGGTGCGCGGGCCGGCCGCCCACACCGGCATCGTCGCCCTCAAGGCGACGCACGGGCGCATCCCGATGACCGGGGTCTGGCCGCGGGCGCCGCGCCGTGACTGGCACGTCGGCCCGATGGCCCGCACCATCCGCGACCTCGCACTGGCGTACTCGGTGCTTTCCGGCCCGGACGGCGCCGACGGCTTCGCCACCGTCCCGCGCGCATTCGACACCGGCCTGGGCGCGTCGCCGGACCGGCCCGTGCGCGTCGGCTGGCTGGTCGACTCCGGACTCGGCCCGATCGACCCGCAGGTCGCCGCCACCGTGCGTGCGGCCGCCGAAGCCCTCAAGGGCGCCGGGGCTCGGGTCGAGGCCGTGGACATCCCGGCACTGGAGCGGGACAACCCCCTCGACCTCTTCTACCGCCAGCACGTCATGGAGGTGAAGCCGGCCTTCCAGGACGTCACCGCCGGCCACGAGGACCAGCTGGGCAAGGTCTCCAGGTCCATGCTCGCCGGCCCCGACACCTCCGTCCGCGACTACGTCCTGGCCGAGCAGGGCATCGAACGTCTTCGGGACGCCTTCACCGAGTACTTCCGGCAGTACGACGCACTCCTGCTCCCGGTCCTGCCCGTCCCCGCCCACGAACACGGACTCACCCGGTTCACCATCGACGGCCGGACGGTGGACGCCGCCCACATCCAGACGGCGACCATCCCGTTCAACCTGACCGGCCTCCCGGCCCTGTCCATGCGGTTCGGCACCAGCGGCGACGGCCTGCCGATCGGCGTGCAACTGGCCGCCGACTGGCATGCGGAGTCGACGATCCTGCACATCGCGTCGCTGCTGGAATCGCTCAGCCCGGTCCGTGACCAGCACCCCGCCCTCTGA
- a CDS encoding TetR/AcrR family transcriptional regulator, with protein MSVTKAETRQNLLDTARRIVAAKGYTAVGINEILTAAGVPKGSFYHYFGSKDAFGEAMMRSYFDDYLATIDGIVADKGKKSAEHLMAYWRNFYDTQVADDCQGGCLVVKLGAEIADLSEVMRVVTKAGTTAIVDRLERMITAGTADGSVSVDGDPRMTAEALYSLWLGAGMMAKIRRGPDPLDRAMTVTRQVLHV; from the coding sequence ATGTCAGTCACCAAGGCGGAAACGCGCCAGAACCTTCTGGACACGGCACGGCGCATCGTGGCCGCGAAGGGCTACACCGCGGTGGGCATCAACGAGATCCTCACCGCGGCCGGTGTCCCGAAGGGGTCGTTCTACCACTACTTCGGCTCCAAGGACGCCTTCGGCGAAGCGATGATGCGGAGCTACTTCGACGACTACCTCGCGACCATCGACGGCATCGTCGCCGACAAGGGCAAGAAGTCCGCGGAGCACCTGATGGCGTACTGGCGGAACTTCTACGACACGCAGGTCGCGGACGACTGCCAGGGCGGCTGCCTGGTCGTCAAGCTCGGCGCGGAGATCGCCGACCTCTCCGAGGTGATGAGGGTGGTGACGAAGGCCGGGACCACGGCGATCGTCGACCGTCTGGAGCGGATGATCACCGCCGGCACCGCGGACGGGTCCGTGTCCGTCGACGGCGACCCCCGCATGACGGCCGAGGCTCTCTACAGTCTGTGGCTCGGGGCGGGCATGATGGCGAAGATCCGTCGTGGCCCGGACCCCCTCGACCGCGCCATGACGGTCACGCGCCAGGTCCTGCACGTCTGA
- a CDS encoding AraC family transcriptional regulator: MDVLSDAISTMRVGRPSVSLTTADPSWSTEVEIFGGARFYVVTTGGMQVTGADEPAVTLAAGDAVLFPYGTAHTLANVTDGTARFLAGAYRLDQVRPHPLFQNLPALVRLLAGADRHRGLQASIDLVRGELDEQMYGRDLALPALLDVLLVHLVRACLADSAGPQATGWCVALDDKVIARSLRAVHEHPADPWTVESLGAHAGLSRAAFARRFTAMVGQPPLTYLTWWRLTTAARLLQATDIPLSAVAQRSGYGSAYAFANAFKREYGISAGRYRQQHRTDRRHSSEG, from the coding sequence ATGGACGTGCTCAGCGACGCGATCAGCACCATGCGGGTGGGACGTCCCTCCGTATCGCTGACGACGGCGGACCCGTCCTGGAGCACGGAGGTCGAGATCTTCGGGGGCGCCCGGTTCTACGTGGTCACCACCGGAGGAATGCAGGTGACGGGGGCGGACGAACCGGCCGTCACCTTGGCGGCGGGCGACGCCGTGCTGTTCCCGTACGGGACCGCGCACACGCTGGCGAACGTCACCGACGGCACGGCCCGGTTCCTGGCCGGTGCCTACCGGCTCGACCAGGTCCGCCCCCACCCGCTGTTCCAGAACCTCCCCGCTCTGGTACGTCTGCTCGCGGGAGCGGACCGCCACCGGGGTCTCCAGGCGTCGATCGACCTGGTGCGCGGCGAGCTCGACGAACAGATGTACGGCAGGGACTTGGCGCTGCCGGCCCTGCTCGACGTGCTCCTCGTACACCTGGTCCGCGCCTGCCTCGCCGACAGCGCGGGACCGCAGGCCACCGGCTGGTGCGTCGCCCTCGACGACAAGGTGATCGCACGGTCGCTGCGCGCCGTGCACGAGCACCCCGCCGATCCGTGGACCGTGGAGTCGCTGGGCGCGCACGCGGGCCTGTCCCGTGCCGCCTTCGCCCGCAGGTTCACCGCCATGGTCGGGCAGCCACCGCTCACCTATCTGACATGGTGGCGGCTCACCACGGCGGCACGCCTGCTCCAGGCGACCGACATCCCGCTGTCCGCCGTCGCGCAGCGCAGCGGCTACGGCTCCGCGTACGCGTTCGCCAACGCCTTCAAACGCGAGTACGGAATCTCCGCCGGCCGGTACCGGCAGCAGCACCGCACCGACCGGCGGCACTCGTCCGAGGGCTAG
- a CDS encoding MBL fold metallo-hydrolase: MEKMILGDVEVSRVVEYHGAFGTTDVLFPSVPAELWRRHESWLAPDFLNAGTGEWQSSVQTWVLRSAGRTVLVDTGLGDTGPGDTGPGGGRPSEAEAPHRHDGDLLDRLAAMGVRPQDVDLVVNTHLHDDHVGWNTRLVDGEWVPTFPHARYLISRADFDFWNPANGHAPRFADTAARFDDSVLPVHRAGQTVLWEGDSHRIDEDLVLEPAPGHTPGSAVLRLESGTDRALFVGDVIHTPLQMIEPDHDICVSEDRTGAARSRRRVLEQAAATNSLVVPAHLGGAGAAEVVRSNGAFSIKRWAPLSDA; the protein is encoded by the coding sequence ATGGAGAAAATGATCCTCGGTGATGTCGAGGTTTCGCGGGTGGTCGAGTACCACGGTGCTTTCGGCACCACCGATGTCCTGTTCCCGTCCGTGCCCGCTGAACTGTGGCGCCGACACGAATCCTGGCTGGCGCCCGACTTCCTGAACGCCGGGACGGGTGAGTGGCAGTCGAGCGTTCAGACCTGGGTGCTGCGCAGCGCGGGCCGCACCGTGCTGGTCGACACCGGCCTGGGCGACACCGGTCCGGGCGACACCGGTCCGGGCGGTGGCAGGCCGTCGGAAGCCGAAGCGCCCCACCGGCACGACGGCGACCTCCTCGACCGGCTGGCGGCGATGGGGGTACGGCCGCAGGACGTGGACCTCGTCGTCAACACCCACCTGCACGACGACCACGTGGGGTGGAACACCCGGCTCGTCGACGGCGAGTGGGTTCCGACGTTCCCCCACGCGCGCTATCTGATCAGCCGTGCCGACTTCGACTTCTGGAACCCCGCCAACGGCCACGCCCCGAGGTTCGCCGACACGGCGGCCAGGTTCGACGACAGCGTCCTGCCCGTCCACCGGGCCGGTCAGACGGTGCTGTGGGAGGGCGACAGCCACCGCATCGACGAGGACCTGGTGCTGGAGCCGGCGCCCGGTCACACGCCCGGCTCGGCTGTGCTGCGGCTCGAGTCCGGTACGGACCGGGCACTGTTCGTCGGCGACGTCATCCACACCCCGCTTCAGATGATCGAGCCCGATCACGACATCTGCGTGAGCGAGGACCGGACCGGGGCCGCCCGGTCCCGGCGTCGCGTCCTGGAGCAGGCGGCCGCGACGAACAGCCTGGTGGTGCCGGCGCACCTGGGCGGGGCGGGCGCCGCCGAGGTCGTGCGGTCGAACGGGGCTTTCTCGATCAAGAGATGGGCGCCGCTCTCGGACGCCTGA